One window of Papaver somniferum cultivar HN1 unplaced genomic scaffold, ASM357369v1 unplaced-scaffold_5, whole genome shotgun sequence genomic DNA carries:
- the LOC113342937 gene encoding floral homeotic protein PMADS 1-like has translation MGRRKIEIKFIENTTKRKATYSKRRSGILKKARELSILCDVHVCLVMFSNTGKLAEYISSSITMKDIFDRYEKKTNIDLSASEYEIDNKDLLKSLQREFRKQEEINSILREDIR, from the exons ATGGGTAGAAGAAAGATAGAGATTAAGTTTATAGAGAACACAACTAAGAGGAAAGCAACTTACTCTAAGAGAAGGTCAGGGATTCTTAAGAAAGCTAGAGAACTCTCCATTCTTTGTGATGTTCATGTTTGCCTCGTCATGTTTTCAAATACTGGAAAACTTGCTGAATATATCAGTTCTTCTATTAC gaTGAAGGACATTTTTGATAGGTATGAAAAGAAGACAAATATAGATCTATCGGCTTCTGAATACGAGATTGACAATAAAGATCTCTTGAAG AGTTTGCAAAGGGAATTTAGAAAACAGGAGGAGATTAACAGTATACTAAGGGAAGATATCAGGTAA
- the LOC113342939 gene encoding floral homeotic protein PMADS 1-like: MGRAKIEIKYIENSAYRQASYSKRRSGITKKATELTVLCDAQVCVVMFSSTGKLHEYVSPSTTLKEFFDRYQRETRVDLWAAEQEALQEELRAQQEIGRRLKKEISQRTGQDDLSELSIEELRGLEENLDESLKIIRKRKDHVLTSRTNIFTRKIRNLEEARKRLLRSVYAKKEEPYYPVPADNEGDHYPEYVQKQEQEFFSVVPANNERDQQSKYGSASLSVGRDFINDRAGDFESSEIAFHQLQPSHTNLNDEAGGVCQSSYMSMILL; the protein is encoded by the exons ATGGGTAGAGCAAAGATAGAGATAAAGTATATAGAAAACTCAGCTTATAGACAAGCAAGTTACTCAAAGAGAAGGTCAGGGATTACGAAGAAAGCTACTGAACTAACCGTTCTTTGTGATGCTCAAGTTTGTGTCGTCATGTTCTCTAGTACTGGAAAACTTCATGAATATGTTAGTCCTTCTACTAC GTTGAAGGAGTTTTTTGATAGGTATCAAAGGGAGACTCGTGTAGATCTATGGGCAGCTGAACAAGAG GCGTTGCAAGAAGAATTGAGAGCACAGCAGGAGATTGGCAGGAGACTTAAGAAAGAGATTAG CCAGAGGACTGGGCAAGACGACTTGAGTGAATTAAGCATTGAAGAACTGCGTGGACTAGAGGAAAATTTGGATGAGTCTTTGAAAATcattcgcaaaaggaag GATCATGTTCTGACCAGTCGGACCAATATCTTCACCAGAAAA ATTAGAAACTTAGAGGAAGCGCGCAAACGTCTCCTACGCTCAGTATAT GCTAAAAAAGAGGAGCCCTACTATCCAGTTCCTGCTGATAATGAAGGAGACCATTATCCTGAATAT GTCCAAAAACAGGAGCAAGAGTTCTTCAGTGTAGTTCCTGCCAACAATGAACGAGATCAGCAATCTAAATATGGATCTGCCTCATTATCAGTGGGAAGAGATTTCATCAATGACCGTGCTGGTGATTTTGAGAGTTCGGAAATCGCATTCCACCAGCTACAACCAAGCCACACCAATCTTAATGATGAAGCAGGAGGAGTATGTCAATCCTCCTATATGAGTATGATCCTTCTGTAG